Genomic window (Marinitoga sp. 1197):
AGAAGCATTAAATATAGCTTTATATCACCATGAAAATTGTGATGGTAGCGGTTATCCGTTCGGTTTAAAGTGTGATCAAATCCCTATTGAAGCATCAATAGTTAAAATTGCTGATATTTATGATGCTTTAAGGGATAATAGACCCTATAAAAAAGCTTTTTCTCACGAAAAAACTGTTCAAATTATATTAAAAGGAGATAATAGAACAATGCCTGAACATTTTCATCCGGAAATTTTAAAAGTTTTTGAAAAATATCATAATGAAATAAAAATTATTTGGGAAAAAATAAATAAATTCGGAGGTGACATTAATGAATTTAAAATTTGAGGCTGTCGATATCAAATTTCCATCCGATTGTAATGTTATTGTTGGACAATCTCATTTCATAAAAACTGTTGAAGATATATATGAAACTATCGTAACAACAGTTCCACACATGAAATTTGGTCTTGCTTTTAACGAGGCAAGCGGACCACGATTGGTTAGATTTGATGGAAATGATAAAGAATTAATAGAGATAGCTATAGAAAATGCTAAAAATGTTGGAGCAGGACACTTTTTTATTTTGATAATAAGAAACGGATATCCTATAAATATACTCTCGAGATTAAAACAGATTCAGGAAATTGTAAATATTTTTGCAGCAACAGCAAATCCTCTGCAGGTATTGGTAGCTGAAACAGACTTAGGAAGGGGCGTCATTGGAGTAGTTGATGGACAATCGCCATTAGGAATTGAAGGAGAAGAAGATAAAAAGAAAAGATATGAATTTTTAAGAAATATTACTGGTTATAAAAGATAAAACCGGAATTCCGGTTTTATCTTTTATATAAAAAATGCCTGGATTAAATCCAGGCATTTTGGTCGGGGAGACCGGAGTCGAACCGGCGACCTTCAAATCCCGAATTTGACACGCTACCATCTGCGCTACTCCCCGATATACAAATTATATTATAACATAAAATAAAAAATGTGGTATAATTTAATATGAAAATTAATTTAAATTTTATAATAGGAGTTGATACCATGAAAAAATTATTAGTTTTTACATGGATTGAAACATGGGAAAATCTTTTTGGTCAAGATAAAATAGAACAAGTATTGAAGAAAAATAATATTGATAAAACTGATAAAGGAAATCCTTTAGCTGATTTTGATGAAAATTTACTGGAAAAGATTATTAAAGATATTGCAGATTCAGTAGGAATATCTCGTTTTGAAATGATGAAAAAAACTGGTAGAGAAAATATAAATACTTTCTCAAGATGGTATCC
Coding sequences:
- a CDS encoding adenosine-specific kinase, with product MNLKFEAVDIKFPSDCNVIVGQSHFIKTVEDIYETIVTTVPHMKFGLAFNEASGPRLVRFDGNDKELIEIAIENAKNVGAGHFFILIIRNGYPINILSRLKQIQEIVNIFAATANPLQVLVAETDLGRGVIGVVDGQSPLGIEGEEDKKKRYEFLRNITGYKR